One segment of Halanaerobiaceae bacterium ANBcell28 DNA contains the following:
- a CDS encoding sensor histidine kinase: protein MLNEKKFHFKSILGDGLIGVAISIVFFIALNNYINLATFNQMLIGFFFFVLFGFLVGVFIPLSINIFHIIIKKKFKILDEYFLAVLFLTYIIGLVVFYIFSNIFLIFINIFFTYHIDNLIFISLGAGIISLLLHLFYIYYEQLDERIRLEKENKNIALIEERNRIARELHDSVSQNLFGISLHLNTLPAIIDKDRDRVFELTKTLQDMVQEVQTEMRLMIYELRPLDLKNKSFFEALEGMISLFKQRYKLDILYDFSGDENTINDTQQLALYRFLQEALNNIVKHAETKQVVISLTTDEEELKLLIKDNGKGFDIKSINQEGHFGIISMEERLEELGGSLKIESIINEGSKMIARIPR from the coding sequence GTGTTAAATGAAAAAAAATTTCATTTTAAAAGTATATTAGGAGATGGATTAATTGGTGTTGCTATTTCAATAGTTTTTTTTATTGCTCTAAATAATTATATTAATTTAGCTACATTTAATCAAATGCTAATTGGTTTTTTTTTCTTTGTTCTTTTTGGTTTTTTAGTTGGAGTTTTTATACCCTTAAGCATAAATATTTTCCACATTATTATAAAAAAGAAATTTAAAATTTTAGATGAATATTTTTTAGCAGTTTTATTTTTAACGTATATAATAGGGTTAGTTGTTTTTTATATTTTTTCTAATATATTTTTGATTTTTATAAACATCTTTTTTACTTATCATATTGATAATCTTATTTTTATAAGTCTAGGGGCTGGAATAATATCATTGTTGTTGCATCTTTTTTATATATATTATGAGCAATTGGATGAGAGAATACGTCTAGAAAAAGAAAATAAGAATATAGCTCTTATTGAAGAACGAAATAGGATAGCTAGAGAACTTCATGATTCTGTTTCTCAAAATCTTTTTGGTATAAGTCTACACTTAAATACCTTACCAGCAATTATTGATAAGGATAGGGACAGGGTTTTTGAACTGACTAAAACTTTGCAGGATATGGTTCAAGAAGTGCAGACAGAAATGCGTTTGATGATTTATGAACTACGTCCCCTTGATTTAAAAAACAAGAGTTTCTTTGAGGCTCTTGAAGGGATGATATCCTTGTTTAAACAGAGATATAAGCTGGACATTTTATATGATTTTTCTGGTGATGAAAATACCATCAATGATACACAACAGTTAGCATTATATAGGTTTTTACAGGAAGCCTTAAATAATATAGTAAAACATGCAGAGACAAAACAGGTGGTTATTTCTCTTACTACAGATGAAGAGGAGCTTAAGCTACTGATAAAAGATAATGGTAAGGGTTTCGACATCAAAAGTATAAATCAAGAAGGTCATTTTGGTATAATTTCTATGGAAGAAAGATTGGAAGAATTAGGGGGAAGTTTAAAAATAGAGTCAATAATAAACGAAGGAAGTAAAATGATTGCTAGAATCCCTAGATAA